The following proteins come from a genomic window of Halanaerobiaceae bacterium ANBcell28:
- a CDS encoding ATP-binding protein, with amino-acid sequence MLSKVEIKNFKSFKEKTEIDFSRTNYRFLEDSNVADNGILKGIMFVGANASGKSNILIAIKFLLDMLFREKNTKSRIYKCLFSDEEEFSIDYYFKIKDKEIRYSVINNPLKNIIFEKLHIEDKLLLDRMGLNARSYIVDEKETIYDEDDLDNKTLFLRTLYFNTRFAGNEILKTWFEYLQNSIYINAFDSDVIHYGKEELLLDEFLKNQGTASINSFFEKHKFDQVIEYSKEFSDGKVNLRTIDNNKTVFFRRKDIATVIPYEEESLGNQTLLNILPSFLNIINKKGMLLVDEFSSGFHNELEELLIKHFMKSSISSQIFFVSHSTNLLSTSILRPDQVYSVNFNGSEGSWVKRFSDEQPRLAQNLEKMYLSGIFEGLPNYDKT; translated from the coding sequence ATGTTATCAAAAGTTGAAATCAAAAATTTTAAATCTTTTAAAGAGAAGACTGAAATTGATTTTTCTCGAACTAATTATAGATTTTTAGAAGATAGTAATGTTGCTGATAATGGTATACTAAAAGGTATAATGTTTGTTGGTGCAAATGCTTCTGGAAAATCTAATATTCTTATTGCAATAAAATTTTTATTAGATATGCTATTTAGAGAAAAAAATACTAAATCAAGAATTTATAAATGTTTATTCTCTGATGAAGAAGAATTTTCTATTGATTATTATTTTAAGATAAAGGATAAAGAAATTAGATATTCAGTGATAAACAATCCACTAAAGAATATTATTTTTGAGAAATTGCATATAGAAGATAAGTTATTACTAGATAGAATGGGCCTTAATGCACGGTCTTATATAGTTGACGAAAAAGAAACTATTTACGATGAGGATGATCTGGATAATAAAACATTATTTTTAAGAACATTATATTTCAATACAAGATTTGCAGGTAATGAAATATTAAAGACTTGGTTTGAATATTTACAGAATTCGATATATATTAATGCTTTTGATAGTGATGTAATTCATTATGGTAAAGAAGAATTATTATTAGATGAGTTTTTAAAAAACCAGGGTACTGCAAGTATTAATAGTTTTTTTGAGAAGCATAAGTTTGACCAGGTAATAGAATATTCTAAGGAATTTTCTGATGGAAAGGTAAATTTAAGAACTATAGATAATAATAAAACTGTTTTTTTTAGAAGAAAAGATATAGCTACAGTTATTCCCTATGAGGAAGAATCATTAGGAAATCAAACTCTGCTAAATATATTACCTTCTTTTTTAAATATTATAAATAAGAAAGGTATGCTTTTAGTAGATGAATTTTCAAGTGGATTTCATAATGAACTAGAAGAATTATTGATTAAACACTTTATGAAATCATCAATCTCTTCTCAAATTTTCTTTGTCTCCCATTCTACTAATTTATTAAGCACTTCAATTCTAAGACCTGATCAGGTTTATTCTGTTAATTTTAATGGATCAGAAGGTAGTTGGGTTAAGAGATTTTCTGATGAACAACCTAGACTAGCTCAGAATTTAGAAAAAATGTATTTGAGCGGTATTTTTGAGGGGCTTCCAAACTATGATAAAACTTAA
- a CDS encoding YwbE family protein encodes MDGRNRSDIKIGDTVKIVKKQDQRSGNLTEGVVKKILTNSSSHPHGIKVMLEDGIVGRVKEIK; translated from the coding sequence ATGGATGGTAGAAATAGAAGTGACATTAAAATAGGTGATACAGTAAAGATTGTAAAAAAGCAGGATCAAAGAAGTGGTAATCTTACTGAAGGAGTGGTTAAAAAGATACTCACTAATTCTTCCAGTCATCCACATGGAATTAAAGTAATGCTGGAGGATGGAATTGTTGGTAGGGTTAAAGAAATTAAATAG
- a CDS encoding undecaprenyl-diphosphate phosphatase has product MVLLELLKVVIIGIVEGITEWLPVSSTGHMILVDEFIHLNASAEFKEMFLVLIQLGAIMAVVFLFFHKLNPFTSKKTKEEKVETIQIWYKVIVGVIPAAVIGLLFDDILNEHLYNYQTVAILLIVYGILFILIENRNKYMISRVNKFAELSYRTAFCIGLFQVLALIPGTSRSGATIIGAIIFGTSRHIAAEYSFFLSIPVMFGASALKLLKFGFNFTGMELAFLLLGMFVAFAVSILAIRFLLVYIKNNDFKAFGWYRIVLGLIVLGYFLLLG; this is encoded by the coding sequence ATGGTTTTATTGGAATTATTAAAAGTTGTTATTATAGGAATTGTAGAAGGGATTACAGAATGGCTTCCTGTCAGTAGTACTGGTCATATGATATTAGTCGATGAATTTATCCACTTAAATGCATCTGCAGAATTTAAAGAGATGTTTTTAGTACTTATTCAATTAGGTGCTATTATGGCAGTGGTTTTTCTTTTTTTTCATAAATTAAATCCCTTCACTTCTAAAAAAACTAAAGAGGAAAAAGTGGAAACAATACAAATATGGTATAAGGTAATAGTAGGGGTTATTCCAGCAGCAGTTATTGGTCTTTTATTTGATGATATTTTAAATGAGCATTTATATAATTATCAGACTGTTGCAATCTTGTTGATTGTTTATGGGATACTTTTTATCCTTATAGAAAATCGTAATAAATATATGATTAGCAGAGTAAACAAATTTGCAGAATTATCCTATAGAACAGCTTTCTGTATTGGTCTTTTTCAGGTCTTAGCTTTAATACCAGGAACTTCTCGTTCAGGAGCAACTATTATAGGCGCGATTATCTTTGGTACATCACGTCATATAGCTGCTGAGTATTCATTTTTTCTCTCTATACCAGTGATGTTTGGTGCCAGTGCCTTAAAACTTCTTAAGTTTGGCTTTAATTTTACTGGCATGGAATTGGCCTTTTTATTACTTGGTATGTTTGTAGCCTTTGCTGTTTCTATATTAGCTATCCGCTTCTTATTGGTCTATATTAAGAACAATGACTTTAAGGCCTTTGGCTGGTATCGTATAGTCTTGGGTTTAATAGTTCTTGGATATTTTCTATTACTGGGATGA
- a CDS encoding zinc ribbon domain-containing protein — translation MPYCSYCGNEVKTNDNFCRDCGNQLEQSSKEEESLKKKGKKRKLVKTGVALLLVFTAFFIINIIISNNLVDQVEEILSTNIKDIERTLDMSVDYSDLTVNAAFGEIVISDLVFEDRWDRLDIDKVTLSSTYAKLKEILETEGDIDEIDKFFLNMKGVRVSSYREEPEFSIEEIDLEFDGYIHKDMELNPDLILDEDQQLSIKIMGMDMYYAELEELAEFAFPQLAELSTIDKMSVDIRHDSNNKQIIFDGMNFTNTFLDTNYSVIVNYSGNSFNNLEFINYEMEGNSKLLFEDLSFGEASSTGEYSIDKLLLEFDLSGVYDDDPYSFVFPEGEINLALEGLNTIFTGEAEVMLAYMLLFDMGLDIGVGMWDAEVPELSINNLYFNFKHNDGQMLIYDTDLDSSLLNIGLEFDLDFNEHFPEYSPINEFKVRVTNVHESLQPILDEIEWELGYLPRDGDDIILEFEGTLGYFDIKQ, via the coding sequence ATGCCGTATTGTTCATATTGTGGAAATGAAGTTAAAACTAATGATAATTTTTGTAGAGATTGTGGAAATCAATTGGAGCAAAGTTCAAAAGAGGAAGAGAGTTTGAAGAAAAAAGGGAAGAAAAGGAAGCTTGTTAAAACAGGCGTTGCACTACTTCTTGTTTTTACTGCTTTTTTTATAATTAACATCATAATTAGTAATAATTTAGTAGATCAAGTTGAAGAAATATTATCTACTAATATTAAAGATATAGAAAGAACTTTAGATATGAGTGTTGATTATTCAGATTTGACAGTTAACGCTGCTTTTGGTGAAATTGTCATTAGTGATCTTGTGTTTGAAGATAGGTGGGATCGTTTAGACATAGACAAAGTCACTCTTTCCAGTACATATGCTAAGCTTAAAGAGATATTAGAAACAGAAGGAGATATTGATGAAATAGATAAATTCTTTCTTAATATGAAAGGAGTAAGAGTTTCTTCATATAGAGAAGAACCGGAATTTAGTATTGAAGAGATTGATTTAGAATTTGATGGTTATATACATAAAGATATGGAGTTGAATCCTGATCTTATACTAGATGAAGATCAGCAATTATCTATAAAAATTATGGGAATGGATATGTATTATGCTGAATTAGAAGAATTAGCTGAATTTGCTTTTCCTCAGCTAGCTGAATTAAGCACTATAGATAAAATGAGTGTTGATATTAGACATGATAGTAATAATAAGCAAATTATTTTTGATGGAATGAATTTTACAAATACTTTTTTAGATACAAACTACTCTGTAATTGTAAACTACAGTGGTAATAGCTTTAATAACTTAGAATTTATTAATTATGAAATGGAAGGTAATTCAAAATTACTATTCGAAGATCTATCTTTCGGAGAAGCCAGTAGTACTGGAGAATATAGTATTGATAAATTATTATTAGAATTTGATTTATCAGGAGTATATGATGATGATCCTTATAGTTTTGTTTTTCCTGAAGGAGAAATTAATCTTGCACTAGAAGGACTTAATACTATCTTTACTGGAGAAGCGGAAGTAATGTTAGCATATATGCTGTTATTTGATATGGGTCTAGATATAGGAGTAGGTATGTGGGATGCTGAAGTCCCTGAATTAAGTATTAATAATTTGTATTTTAATTTCAAACATAATGATGGGCAAATGCTGATCTATGATACTGACTTAGATAGTTCTTTATTAAATATAGGACTTGAATTTGATTTAGATTTTAATGAACATTTTCCTGAGTATTCTCCAATAAATGAGTTTAAAGTACGAGTTACTAATGTTCATGAAAGTTTGCAACCCATATTGGATGAGATTGAATGGGAATTAGGATATTTGCCAAGAGATGGAGACGATATAATTCTTGAATTTGAAGGTACCTTAGGCTACTTTGATATAAAGCAATAA
- a CDS encoding helix-hairpin-helix domain-containing protein, translated as MKIAKKNIKLSLLLLLLVIITLPVMAELQVHYIDVGQGDAILIQTADNKNMLIDAGDRYSSVAKKMVSYLEELGIEKIDIIVGTHPHADHIGGIPAIINNFEVGKIYDSGRVHTSTTYEEYLLLIYEKDIPFYTPRAGDEINLGELSFSVIHPDEENLEAYSLNDASIVLHLEYGDVSFLFTGDIELKAEEKILEAGLNIRSDILKVAHHGSSTSSHEEFIDRVMPEVAIIQVGEDNRFDHPAAEVLQSLLDRGIEVYRNDLHGDIVLITDGSEYSIQTSKDMDTKAAPVIEESASDKININTASARELQELNGIGPALSERIVRYREEIGLFETIEDIMNVNGIGEGTFSNIKDDITVSKSSNVKTSEDLSKNLNINTASSHQLQSLWGVGPVIAERVIEYRNRKGSFDTIEEIMYVDGIDEIKFNRWKNSITI; from the coding sequence GTGAAAATAGCAAAGAAAAATATCAAATTGTCTTTATTATTATTACTTCTCGTGATTATTACACTACCAGTTATGGCTGAACTACAAGTTCATTATATTGATGTTGGACAGGGCGATGCAATTTTAATACAAACAGCAGATAATAAAAATATGCTCATTGATGCCGGTGATAGATATTCGTCAGTTGCTAAAAAAATGGTATCATATTTAGAGGAACTAGGTATCGAAAAAATTGATATTATTGTAGGCACGCATCCACATGCAGACCACATTGGAGGAATACCAGCAATTATAAATAATTTTGAAGTAGGAAAGATTTATGACAGTGGTCGTGTCCATACAAGTACAACTTATGAAGAATACTTGTTATTAATATATGAAAAGGATATACCTTTTTATACACCCAGGGCAGGTGATGAAATAAATCTAGGAGAGCTTAGCTTTTCTGTTATACATCCAGATGAGGAGAATCTTGAAGCATATAGTTTAAATGATGCCTCTATAGTTTTGCATTTAGAATATGGAGATGTATCATTCCTTTTTACTGGAGATATTGAATTAAAGGCAGAAGAGAAGATTTTAGAAGCTGGCTTAAATATTAGATCAGATATATTAAAGGTAGCCCATCATGGCAGTAGTACTTCAAGTCATGAAGAGTTTATAGATAGAGTTATGCCAGAAGTAGCAATAATTCAGGTGGGAGAAGACAATAGATTTGATCATCCAGCAGCTGAAGTACTTCAATCTCTTCTTGACCGAGGGATAGAAGTCTATAGGAATGATCTTCATGGTGATATTGTTCTAATTACTGATGGTAGTGAATATTCAATACAAACAAGCAAAGATATGGATACTAAAGCAGCTCCTGTAATAGAGGAAAGTGCTTCAGATAAGATAAATATAAATACTGCTTCTGCTCGTGAGTTGCAAGAACTTAATGGTATTGGGCCTGCTTTGTCTGAGCGTATAGTTAGATATAGAGAAGAGATAGGGCTATTTGAGACTATCGAAGATATAATGAATGTAAATGGAATTGGAGAAGGAACTTTTAGTAATATCAAGGATGATATTACTGTTTCGAAAAGTAGTAATGTTAAAACAAGTGAAGATCTTTCTAAGAACTTAAATATAAATACTGCTTCAAGTCATCAATTGCAATCTTTATGGGGAGTAGGGCCTGTGATTGCAGAAAGAGTGATTGAATATAGAAATAGAAAAGGTTCCTTTGATACTATTGAAGAGATTATGTATGTTGACGGTATAGATGAGATAAAGTTTAATCGTTGGAAAAATAGTATTACAATCTAA
- a CDS encoding DUF3006 domain-containing protein, which translates to MKVTIDRFENGQAVLLIREDEKEEIILNKKHLPAEVKEGDILDVNFKISKSETKEAEKRVANLLDKLKNKQK; encoded by the coding sequence ATGAAAGTTACTATTGATAGGTTTGAAAATGGCCAAGCAGTTCTATTGATAAGGGAAGATGAAAAAGAAGAGATTATATTAAATAAAAAACATCTCCCTGCAGAAGTTAAAGAAGGAGATATCTTAGATGTCAATTTTAAAATTAGTAAATCAGAAACTAAAGAAGCGGAAAAAAGAGTTGCTAATCTACTTGATAAATTAAAAAACAAGCAAAAGTAA
- a CDS encoding N-acetyltransferase has protein sequence MVIILIDIEVDEKKLIIRTAEKKDFDQIWPIIEEIVREGKTYEYPVDMSKEEAYHVWVEKTKQVYLAEIDGEVLATYYIKTNHSGQGSHVCNCGYMVSSKARGKGLGTVLCEHSQKEAIKLGFRAMQFNFVASTNLKAVSLWLKLGYKIVGRLPEAFNHPDLGFVDAYVMYKILKA, from the coding sequence GTGGTAATAATTCTTATAGATATTGAAGTAGATGAGAAAAAATTAATTATCAGAACGGCAGAAAAGAAAGACTTTGATCAAATTTGGCCTATAATCGAAGAAATAGTAAGAGAAGGAAAGACATATGAATACCCTGTTGATATGAGCAAAGAAGAGGCCTATCATGTCTGGGTAGAAAAAACAAAGCAGGTATATCTGGCAGAAATAGATGGCGAAGTTTTAGCTACATATTATATAAAAACAAACCATAGTGGACAGGGAAGTCATGTATGCAACTGTGGATATATGGTTTCTTCAAAGGCAAGGGGGAAAGGGCTTGGTACTGTCTTATGTGAGCATTCCCAAAAGGAAGCAATAAAACTTGGGTTCCGAGCTATGCAATTTAATTTTGTTGCTTCTACTAATTTGAAGGCAGTTAGTCTCTGGCTGAAATTAGGATACAAGATTGTGGGAAGATTACCTGAAGCTTTCAACCATCCTGATCTGGGCTTTGTAGATGCCTATGTAATGTATAAGATTTTGAAAGCTTAG
- a CDS encoding HD domain-containing protein, with translation MNENNVLVAKAMKVATIAHKDGTRKGSETPYIVHPFEVAMILQDNGMNAQVIAAGLLHDVLEDTSVSPEELREEFGKYILDLVLGASEELEDRDNRPWQDRKEHTISFLRDKAPFAVKCIGCADKLSNARSMLRDIVNYEKEEDFWNRFSAGKERQKWYYESLIESLEELEGLKMYNEFKRVIERLFEG, from the coding sequence ATGAATGAGAATAATGTCCTTGTAGCTAAGGCTATGAAAGTAGCTACTATTGCCCATAAAGATGGTACTAGAAAAGGGTCTGAAACACCTTATATTGTTCATCCCTTTGAAGTTGCAATGATATTGCAGGATAATGGTATGAATGCTCAGGTAATTGCTGCTGGCTTATTACATGACGTCCTGGAAGATACGTCAGTATCTCCAGAAGAATTGAGAGAAGAGTTTGGTAAATACATATTGGATTTAGTTTTAGGCGCATCTGAAGAATTAGAAGATAGAGATAATAGACCATGGCAAGATAGAAAAGAACATACAATTAGTTTTCTACGTGATAAGGCTCCATTTGCAGTAAAGTGTATTGGCTGTGCTGATAAGCTAAGTAATGCCAGGAGTATGCTGAGAGACATAGTAAATTATGAAAAGGAAGAGGACTTTTGGAATAGATTTAGTGCAGGGAAAGAGCGGCAGAAATGGTATTATGAAAGTCTTATCGAAAGCTTGGAAGAACTTGAGGGTTTGAAGATGTATAATGAGTTCAAAAGAGTTATAGAAAGATTGTTTGAGGGGTAA
- a CDS encoding FRG domain-containing protein yields MDKVIEVKSWGDLQEQLFSDSWNEEISRYRSKFVYRGMSDKKHELKTSLKLICDEYEFLEKSLMRNFIKYSSSSFTGEMGFWNYLSIAQHHGLPTRLLDWTYSPYVALHFATKDIDQFDRDGVIWCINFVEVKKLLPARLLNILNNEAADSFTAEMLNKEIDNFIELNNVSEDPVLFFFEPPSSSGRIINQYALFSVLSDPKLVLDEWLEKHPGLYKKILVPKELKWEIRDKLDQANITERVLFPGLDGLCKWLKRHYTPRDNVE; encoded by the coding sequence ATGGACAAAGTTATTGAGGTTAAGAGTTGGGGAGATCTCCAGGAACAATTATTTAGTGATAGTTGGAATGAGGAAATATCTAGGTATCGTTCTAAGTTTGTATATAGGGGAATGTCTGATAAGAAACATGAATTAAAAACAAGTCTAAAACTTATTTGTGATGAGTATGAATTTCTAGAAAAAAGTTTAATGAGGAACTTTATAAAATATTCAAGTTCTTCTTTTACAGGAGAAATGGGTTTCTGGAATTATCTATCTATAGCACAACATCACGGTTTGCCCACAAGATTACTAGATTGGACGTATTCGCCCTATGTAGCATTGCATTTTGCAACAAAAGATATAGATCAATTTGATAGAGATGGTGTTATCTGGTGTATTAATTTTGTTGAAGTAAAAAAATTATTACCAGCAAGACTTTTGAACATATTAAACAATGAAGCAGCAGATAGTTTTACAGCAGAGATGTTAAATAAAGAGATTGATAATTTTATAGAACTAAATAATGTTTCTGAAGATCCAGTTCTATTCTTTTTTGAGCCACCTTCTTCAAGTGGCAGAATAATCAACCAGTATGCTCTCTTTTCTGTATTATCAGATCCCAAGCTAGTATTAGACGAGTGGTTAGAAAAGCATCCTGGTTTATATAAGAAGATACTAGTTCCCAAAGAATTAAAGTGGGAAATAAGGGACAAACTTGATCAGGCAAATATTACAGAAAGAGTACTCTTTCCTGGTTTAGATGGTTTGTGTAAATGGTTAAAAAGACATTATACACCAAGGGATAATGTAGAGTGA